GATCATGGGCATCTGCACATGTAAAAAAGATCGAACAGACTGTGATGTTGGGCGTAATTTCCCGGCTGCCTCACCGCCGTGTCTCATCGTCTCCCTCTgttgttctgtctctctccctccttcgcCCCTGCTCTCGCTCAGTGTGGCGGAGCTGCTGGTGGGGGAGGTGGACAGCAGCACCCTTCTGTCCCTGCAGCCGTCGGAGAAGAGCAGGGTGAGTGTGCGCGGGCTGAGGGCCTCCCCGCTCAGGGCACGGGCTTGCCGGGTGCTGGAGGCAGCTTTCTGGCAGTGACGCTGCGTGTCTTTATCTCAGCCTTTCCTCCCCCCGGTCAGCGTCGCACTCAAAACCAGCCTGTCTGACTCCAGATAAGAGGCGCCGTTTTCTCTGTACAGCGAGTCAGCCGCTGCCGCTCGGTCCCGCTCAGCACTGCTCGGAAGCCTGTCAGTGGCCTTGGGTGTTATTATGGAAGCGGTAGCATGCTCTGTTGAATTAGCACCATGTTTCGGCTATGCCTTCATCGGGGTGGTGTCTCCTGTTCACTCCAAGCTCCAAACCCAAAACCTAGCGGCATTAAAGAAGCAGTAAGAAACCTAAGCGGTTTCGGGAGCATTGCCGTCCGCAGTAAATTCTAATTCAATTTAACCCTATTTTAGCATGCTCTTAACCCTGTGTCCTCAGCACTACCTTTTTATGGTCCTTACTGACAGCAAAGAAAAGACTGTAATGTGGCATAATATAAATTGTTAGATTGTGTTGGAATGCAGCCCTCAGCCTGTTTCTGCATTTCAACACATCCTCAAGTCCCCCATTGAATCAATGCAAAACACAGGTCACAAGTGCTGATATGCAGTGGTGATTATTTTGACTGACAGTTCCTGAAGATACAATAATGTATAAGATGTTCAGTCATTGTTCAAGCTGTCACTAACCCTCAAGTCTGTCCCCACAGTCCATGGAGAACCTGCATGGAGGAGTACCAGGTCAGGGGGTGGACAGCACACTAATGAAGGGCGATGTGGAGGGTTTTGGTAggacactcactcacacacacacacacacacacacacacacacacacacacacacacacacacacacacacacagtttctttcactcattcactcaccatttcactctgtttttctgcctcaTTCTGTTTCACTCACTCCCGTTTAAGAGGTCCAGAGAAGGAGGTAACTGCGGAAACAATCAGTGACTAGCAGGTTACTTTCAAATAGTTGAAGACATTTCTGTGAGTTTAGCAGTGAGTCAAAGAAGACTTGAAGGGGTCTGTCATCTTTTTTCACTGCGGCCTGTTGTTGAACAGGAGAAAGCAGAATGTTCTGCTgatgtgcatgtctgtgatgtctgtgtgtcagtgctgagtaCCGAGGAGGTGGACGTCATCCTCCAGCGCAGTGAGGGAGGAGTGGACTCTGCTCTCACCTACGCCAAGAACATGTCCAAATACATGAAGGATGTCATCTGCTATGTGGACAAGAGGATTGCACTGGGTGCGTGCAGCAGCTCTTTCTGTGATAATCAtgcaactgaaatgaaattttcgTGTAGAATTAAGCCAGTCATTTTGGATGGTAAAATGCTATACATCTGAAATGTAgcattcaaaaacagaaaaagagttAAAAATAATTGCCCGATGACAAACGGTTACCAGCTGTTAACTTGAGTTTAAGTCTTCTGATGATAATCCCGCTGCTGGGAAGAAGACTGTAGATCATTGTGCTGTCACAGTGCTGATGTGTATGTTTCAGCCCAAATATGTCTTATTTCATTCTCCAGAGGTGGAGTTTGCCAAGAGCCTGCAGAGACTATATCAATCCTGCAAGCAGAGCATTGCACAGGTAACCGACATGGCTTAGTAACCGACAGTAGGCTGACCTGTGCCTAATAGCGTGCAGAACAATCAATGGAGATGCAGCCAGTTGCATTTTGCTTTAGAGATATGCAGGTTCTCTAACGTTTCAGGTGAGATTACTTCCTGAAAGATGAAGCCGGTGTTTGCCCATCGGCCATTCCCCTGTCCTCGTGGTaactgtcctctctctccccagcctcaCATGCCCTTCTTCTCCATCTACTCCCTGGCTCTGGAGCAGGACCTGGAGCAGAGCCTGGGAGTGCAGCAGGCTTCAGGCACCCTGCACAACCAGACCTTCCTGCAGGTACGGTGCACCTGTCAGCACAGACAGTGCCTCAGGGTCGTACTCGCTGCTGACAGCAGTGCAGCGTTGTGTTGTAAACTTGGTGTCATAACTCATGCTGCTGGTCAGGTTCCCGAGTGggttactgctgttgtacccttttgCAAGACACTTAACTCAAATGGCATCAATGAATAGCCAGTATCTGCCCAGTGCACGCAATGCCAGGCTGACAGCACGCTCTTCAGCATGCAATGGTGCTGCTGCAGTCCAGGCTGACAAGGAGTTTGTGTCTGCAGCCTCTGATGCAGCGAAAGCAGGAGCATGAGAAGAAACGGAAGGAGATCAAGGAGCAGTGGCAGAGGGCCAAGAGGAAGCTGGTGGGGGCCGCATGTCTGATCATATGTGCATACAGTCTAAACTCAtcttatcatttacatttatcttcAGCTTAGCTTAGAAACAACAAAACGCAGGTCAAATGAGATACAattcatttatatgttatattcaTGTCATAAAGAGTGTTTCATGTCAAAATACAGTACCAAACATGAttgagataatgggaaacatgcattcaaatcaatttttgtgcttaaatgctttaaatttgttaaatttgtttccTAGAGAAATACAAATAGTGACGTTAAagcctgtgtatgtatgtatttctttcctaaaaatatatattttatttttgtttactttgaaaagtctaaaatataagagttttgatttgtttaacactttttggtcactgcataattacatttgtgttatttcatagttttgatgtctttactattattctaaaatgtggaaaatagtaaaaactaagaaaaacccttctatgagtaggtgtttccaaacttttgactggcactgtacgCTGTTTCTGTGCATTCCGGACAGCTGGAAGCAGAGGCTGACTTGCGCAAGGCGAAGCAGGCCTACATCGCTCGCTGCGAGGAGTACGACAAGGCCAAGACGGTGGCCAGCCGGGCTGAGGAGGAAGGTGGCAGCTCCATCACCAAGACATTGGACAGGAAGAAACGGCTCGAGGAGGAGGCCCACAGCAAGGTCAGCTGACTGCCTGTTCAGTTTTGATGTTAGTCTTCTGACTGGGTAGAACGTGCATGTTTGTGGTGTTCGGATGTGGAATATCTCTGTGTCTCCACTTGCTGGATTGAGATATCTCATAGAAATTGCGTATTCATGGTGTGTGATGTTTTTACGTGTATGTAATATCTGTTGGGTGGTCCGCACAGGTAGATTGTGTACTTTTCCCTGGCTGGTACAGTATGCAGCTATTTGTGATTTGCTTTGTGTCATGAGGtgtagtctctctctctctctctctctctctctctcaccatctccaGGCTGAGGAAGCCGAGGCCACGTACCGCGCCTGCATTGCAGTCGCCAACAACCAGCACCgggagcaggagcaggtgaAGGTCAGTGTCCTGCGGCAGATCCAGAACATCATCAAGCAGAGCGACCAGACCCTGCGATCGGTCAGTATCCATGGCAGCCAGGCCTTTCTGTGGAGACCGCAGACCAACTGACTTTGCTGACCTCTGAATCTTGTCTCCTACTCCTTCACAGTGCACGATATCCTACTACCAGATCATGCACATGCAGACTGTTGCCCTGCCCGTCCACTACCAGACGCTGTGTGAGAGTAGCAAGCTGTATGACCTGGGCCAGCAGTATGCCGCCTATGTGAAGGacctgcagaggacagaggagtcCAAGGCCCATTATGACTTTGAATCCTACACTGCTGCCTCCACACAGTGAGTGCTTCCAGCAGCCACCTTTGAATCCAGAGCTGCTTTCACTCAGTTCAGTCACTGCGCTTAGGGATAATATTTGGCAGGCTGAAGTTTTGACTGCTCTTTCTTAAAAAGGAGACGTGTGCATCTCATATGATTAGTGTCAGCAGCAGTATCTAATACGAGATTTAAACGAAGTGGAGAAACGATGATGGCGTTGGTGAAATAATAGCGATAGCAGTAAAATCTTGATGACTGTTGTATTGCATCTCAGCATATAAATCAGCTATCCCCCCAGTTCTTTGCTCTCACTGAGATTTAATTATCACGTACACAGCTACATATGTTGGCCTATCCACAGTGTACTCCTCCTCCCATACACCCTGACCCTTAAGGAGGGGCAGGTTCACAGGCATACTTATCTCAGACTCATGACAATACTCAACACTACCTCTCTCACCTCTTCATCTTGGCATTTTAGCATCATGCTGTCACAATAACCAACCCCAGCAAATTTCACGTCATGATACTCTACTGCCAAACGGGGCCCCTTGCAAGCTTTCTTGAATAGTTACACTTCCTCCTCAGCTCTATCCCTGGAGATGATACTCTAGTGAGCCTTCTTTGGGAGTTCATTATCCTTTGATGTAACCCTCAGTTTGAAGGATTCTTAGCATTTCTTTAACCGTTAAGCTTTAGTCTGGTACAATCCTTCCCAACACACAAGGCTGGCAGCTGCAGCACAAGCTGCCTCGAAGTGACCTCCGCTTCTGACTGTTACTTTGTTTCCTTCTCACTCCCCCTTTCCTGGGGGCCTtccacatccacactcacaccagTCATCACATTCTGAAGAAATATGAGCAGTTTCTCGCCCACAACCTACCCCAGCAGAGTGATTTCCTCTCTTCCAACGGTGGAAGTGTTTTTGCAGCTAAATGCAGACATGTCACTGTCATCTACTTTTAACAGTCTATGTCTTCTCACCTTCAGGGTCTTTCTATTCAAACCCTTGATTCACTAAGGCAATACTTGCCAAAAGTAAAAAACTGTGCTCTGCTGACTGACCTGGCCAAATATCAtcacctgctctcctctctttcctgtcctGTCGCCTTTGCTTCCTCTTTTCAAACTAAAATTCAAGCAGCTTCCAATAATACTCGGTTTTATCTTCTTCCTGCTCCTCCCTACTCTGTGGTGGTGATTCAAGATCTTGCAGTGACTTAAACTCAGTGGTTAGCAAGGATagcaataatgataataatcagtAACTCTGTAGCTCATTGCCTAACTCTGTTTGAGTGTCGTTCTTTTGAGTAGCTctgaatgagagcatctgccaaatgaataaatgcaaatgatttgTGTTCCTTTGATTTTTCTGAGTCAGACAGCCTGTCAGAGCTCGCAATGACAGCAACACAGACCGTCCAAACAGTGCTGAAGCCCTGCCCAGCGCTGGGCAGGCAGCCACAGGAGAAAGAGACCCTTTCCATAAACAGAGGAAGGGTAAGCAGTTAAAGGGTCCTTTCTCTTTATTTGGGCTTTGTCTCCATAAACACTCTGCTGCCAATCTTCACTTAAAATCCTTACTCTGAAACctgtttttggctttctttgTAGCACGAGGTCATCAGTCCCATAAATCGTGGCCCTCATCACTGAGTGACACTGACAGTGTGGGCGGAGCCAGTGGCCTGCAGTCCCCTGCTGCCAGCACAGGTACTTAGCATATTCACTTGCAAGTCCACTGTTCTGACATGAATACTATTTCTTTCAAAATCCCTTTGAattccactttttttcagtgttgatcTTTTTTAGCTCTTCAGTCAATAAAGGTTCAATACACGGTGCGCTAGTAATGTCTAAATCTGTAAGCACATCAGCTGGCTGGCCTGCTACTAAAGCagtgatgttgtgtgtgttccagGAGACATCAGGAAATTACCCAGGACCTCCTCTACCGGGACCATGTCGTCCAACGAGGAGCTGGACGAGAAGGATGGAACCGTATCCTCTTTCGAACAGAGTGAGTTTGGCAGGCTTCCACTGTATACCTCTCTCATTTCCTGATACAGCAACACAGATGCGCTCAGAGGAAAACTGGAAACAGCATTCTTTCACTCTTAAGGTTTCTCAGTGACCAGCGTTGTGCATGTGCACGAGGACCATCTGTATCTGCTGGACAGGTCCGTTCCCTTTAAAACTGTAGCTGTAGCATGGACAGCATGTACAGATAATCGGTGTAGCAAAGGAATCTTCAGAAGTTTGTCAGAAAGTTCATTAGCCGATGTCACTGTACAAGTTAGTAACTCCATAGTTACTATTTCCACCTCACAGTATCATCATATTACTCAAAACAAACTGCACAAATTGCACTAAAACAGATTTTAGTTTCATAGAAAACAAACTCACTTTTGATGACTCACATGCCAATCTGTAGTGAGCAAATGAGTCTGACATAAGCACTGTGAGTGGAACAGCACTAATCAATTAAGAAGTGATTGGAAAGGTacacaaaacaatttctttGAAAGCATACACGTCAGcatgaaaagtacaaaaatattaaGTGGTTAGTTGTTTTACAGCTTGAGTTGCAAGTTTGCAGTAACAAGTGCAATGTTTTCATAACATAGTTTTCAAATACAGAATGATACATGCAGACTCATATAAAACCTCTGTCTGTTTCGGTAACAGTATCTTTTCAAATACTGTTGGTGAAATGTATTTGATACTTTAATAGATTTTATTGTCTTTTCCATtagtaaatgtttaatattgttaCATGTTgtcttttacaatgttacatattaaaatatgtttttttttttttattatacttGTCTCCCTTATAAATTGGAGAATATTAACCAAAGTAAATTGTCCACATTGGAATATTAGCCAGTCAAAACCAactttttggggttttttttcttcttcaagtGCAGTGTAGTTATTCTtgtgtaattgtatttattacCATGAATGTGTACATCCAGTATGTCAGCTACATAGGTAGCTACATGTCTCTGATTGGCAAAAGTattgcattgtaaaaatactgataattgatgaaaacacaaataaatgcattttgttaattttctcTCCAGGGTAGACTACAATTGCTGGCTAGTTTATGAAGGTCAGTCAGGAGagttttctgcagtgcagattgcatttgtttgtcataaacattcatttatgcCATCAGTTAGGCAGCGCATTGAGTAATAGATTTTGTTTCGCTTGTCAGGCTTGAATGGGATTGAGCCTGAGATTGTGGTGCCCACCGGACCATTCCGCAACGTGGGGCTGTCCAAGGCTGCGCGGACACACCGGCTGCGCAAACTGCGCACACCAGCAAAATGCCGGGAGTGTGACAGCTACGTGTACTTCCAGGGGGCGGAGTGTGAGGAGGTAAGCACTGCCACAAGGGGGCGCTCCAGACAAAGTGAACCCCATTACCTTGAATCAGAACTGCAAGGGTAACCCTCCATACAAAAATGGTAGCCTTTATTTCAGGATAAATGGAGGTATAGGCTAAATCAGATCTGGCTGGTATTGATTAGTTACTGCTGATTGTCCACGGTGTCTGTGTAACAGTGATGTAACATTGAATGTATGTTTCTCATCATCTTAAAGACATTTGATCGAAAGACTtatacttaaatgcttgaaatttgtatcttagacaaatataaatagtgaagttgatgcgtgtgtatgaatttctttccaaaacaaaaatttaaattttaaagatatttttggctacttcgaagaatctaaaatagttttgatttttgtaacactttttttggtcactgcatttctccatttctgttatttcatggTTTCAATGTCTTTACTATCATTATAAAAtctggaaaatagtaaaaaaaaataaataaataaataaaaacctctCTATGAGTAGATGTGTACTAACATTTGGTACTGGcactgctaaacaaatgtaatataataaaagTGCAGGCCTGTGACACTGATCCCCATAATCCCCACGCTTTTGCCAGTGTTTCCTGGCCTGCCATAAGAAGTGCCTGGACACGCTGGCCATCCAGTGCGGGCACAAGAAGCTGCAGGGCCGCCTTCAGCTCTTCGGCAGGGAATTCTCCCAGGCGTCGCACGGCAGTGCGGACGGCGTCCCCTTCATCATCAAGAAGTGCATCTCAGAGACTGAGAGGCGGGCGCTAAAGATGAAGGTGAGGGAGGTGATGGGGAAGAAGTGGAAGTCTGCTCAGCGGGTCACAGTGAGCGTTTCCTCAGTGACGCTCACCGTGTGCCCCCTCCTCTGTTTATTTACCCGTGCTGTGTAGGGCATCTACCGGGTGAACGGGGTGAAGACGCGGGTGGAGAAGCTGTGCCAGGCCTTCGAGAACGGCAAGGAACTGGTCGAGCTCTCGCAAGCCTCACCGCACGACATCGGCAATGTGCTCAAGCTCTACCTCAGACAGGTGTGGCTCATGCTTAAACTTCAGTGGCCTCAAATGCAATGCCAGAGAGAAGCTCTTATACTGATCAGTCTCATCGAGTTTTGCTCTGCTCAGCGAGGCTTATTATGGGGGTTCATTTTTTCATGGGAAATACATTTGCAGCAATGAGTCACAATCTGCCGATGCTCAGTCTGCTGCACTTGAACATGGGTACCCAGAACCTGCTTGCTGAAGGGAGAGTCACAGACTCCTTGTTCAAGGGGTGATAGCTACATCCTAGTGTAAAGCTAGCTTTGTGCATAACCTGATGGAGAGGGAGGTCTGTTGTACACCAGTGATCTCCAGTACACCAATACAAACATTTAGATGACAAAGTCAGGCAAGCACGAAGATGATCGAAACAGTTTCAATAAAAGACCTGtaaaacagtgacatcattgctcttcacattaaaaacattccaTAACTGccttaaaaatacaaatgttgcTGACCCTTCTTATGCataatgtctgcatttttacatgaaagTTCAATTTGTCATCAATGACAGCACCCAGGTAGGTCCTCAGTGTCCTCATCTTGTAGCACACTGGCAATGACAGAATCTGCAGATTTCAGGATGTGGCTGTCCTCGTGATGACTTCTGCAGTCACTGGTGTAAAGTATATATAGCAGTGGGGAAAGGACACAGCTGTGAGGAGAGCCCGTGGATGAGGAGTGCTGCTCTGACGTGACATCATTAACTCTTACCCTCTGGGATCTATTTGCCCCCCCAGCTGCCTGAGCCCATCATGCCTTTCCGGCTGTATCACAGTCTGATGGGCATTGCCAAGGACAGCCTGCAGTCAGAGGCCCCTGAGGGAGGAGGCGCTGGGAAAGGGGCAGAGGTGGTGGACCTTGGCACTGAGACAGACCCTGAGGTGTTGGTCTTGGTGGACAAGCTGCGGGAACTTTTGAAAGAGCTCCCCCAAGCCAACATGGCCACACTGCACTACATCATATGCCACCTGCACAGGTAAGTGGCTCTGTGTTCCACTCTGTCATCCCATCTACATAAGGCATCTGCTCCAAAAACACTCGAGAATAACAGAAATACAGTTCTATGCATTGACACATATATTGTGAGACACCTCCTTTTAGATGTCAGTAGAGGTTTTGTAGACCTGTATCTGATCACTGAAACAAACCTAGCCAACACGTTTTatgatttgtttgttgtgtgtgtgtgatgtgtgttgtAAAATTCAATGTGTCTTTGGTTGTGGGTGCAATATAAAGTTTACCTCTCTCACTCAACACTGCCGCCCCCCACCCCGTTTGCAGGATTGCAGAGTTTGAGCAGGAGAACAAGATGAGCCCCAGTAACCTGGGTATAGTGTTTGGGCCCACGCTAATGCGGCCCCGGCCCACAGGGGCCACTGTGTCCCTGTCCTCGCTGGTGGACTATCCATACCAGGCCCGCATTGTGGAGACACTCATCGTCTTCTACCGCAACATCTTCTTGTCCTGCTCCAGAAGCTCCTTCACTTCCTCCCCACAGTCCAGCCAGGTGATTATGAGACccacccattacattacattacattattggcatttagcagacactcttatccagagcaacttatagcggttacagttttatacagctagatatttaccttgccaagggtacagcggggaatcgaaccagcaacctttcagttacgagacctattccttaaccactatgctacactgccgctccacAAGTAAGCCTAAAGGAGAGGTTTATATATCGGTGCATTGATGCACAGTACagcttttttcctgaaatgagaTTCAAAGCATCTACTCCCAAGGCATGAACAGTGTTTAGGAAAGGTTCATTCACGCTGACACATCCAGCATAAATTCAAGGACCTTTCAGTCAGCTGAAAACTCTAGTGCAAATATTTACTAGGTGTTAGTATTAGGGACAGGTCATTTCAGAAGTGCAACTTCATAGAACAAATATGAGTATTCTCAGTCTCCTTTTAAATAGATATTTAAATTCCTGTTCCTTTCTGTCCCCCCCCTCAGGACTACACAGATGCAGGGAGTAAGCAAGACAGGGGTGAGGGAGATGGACAGGAGGCCTCTGAGGACCAGAGCATGCCGGATTTGGAAGATAAGCTAGAGGACCGCTGCGGTAAGGtgcaaataaactgaaaatggacataAAAGTACAACTGTAGTTTTTACAGAATAATAACAAAGCTTCACTGTGTATTCCATGTGTCACAATGGGCCAGTTTGACACTATTTGAATTATATCGTAAGACTATGGGATCAATgggctgtgttgtgctgtgcatgtgtagTTGGTGAGAAGTGAGTAaagttttaaattatatatttctttttcaattcaGGCTATCCTTTAGGCTCCTATGAGCCCTGTGAGCAATCTGTGGATTCAGATTCAGATCTtgaaggagcaggaggtgggAATCAGGACAGTCCCTTCCAAACGGCCAGTGACGATGACCAGCTGTGTCCCAGAGGGACTCTAGTCCTGCCCCCCTTAGACAGCGTCCCCCCTGCTGTTCCCAACAGTGAACCCCCTGAAATGGAGAGCCCAGAGCAGGAACTGGCCTCTTCTCTGGCAGGGCTCAACACCAATCAGTCAAACAACAGAAGCACAAGACCCCTGAGGCTGCCCCTGGTGCGCCTGTGTAAGGGGAAGCTAAATGTGACCAAAGATAAGAGCAGACAGCCAGAGTTTGTGTAGAAACAGTGTGAACTGTTTGAAAAATTGAGTAACCGCTTGCCTGTCCTTTGATACTatatgatgtttaactttacTGTGAATAGAACACagtgagacttttttttatctgaaatttaaaattttagcattttatctttacattttaaatgtgtatgtactgcagtattttgctgcagtgatcaattaattaatttaaatgtcagGCAGTAGGACGATGTCTGAAATAAGGGAAAATTGTGAAAGTATAGAAATTGAGAACAAATTAATCAGTAACAAATAAAATTCCATGAAAGCAGAAAAGGCCAAACTTGAAAAATTTGCACCAACAATGATCTCTGATTGTGTCATTTAACTGTTATGCTGTTGTGATTGTGGGAATTCTGCGttggaaaaacactgaattgTCAGAGATACATTAGTGATGTTCGAAATGACGAGATGCATTGTTAAAGTGGTGCACTATGAACTTCCAAAGGACTAAAATTCTTGATTTCTTTGCACAACCACTAGAGGGCTTTTCCTCACCTCTAAAGATGTGATGGCCGCACACGTTCAGGTGAAAATGGTATCTCCCTCTCCTAGTGTGGAGAGCCTGTGCTTTAAGGGTTTCTTTCACATATGAAGAATGTCAGATGTTCCCCTGCATTTATTCAtctcattttgtcattgtatataCTCTCTCTGTTTAGTCACTTGCTAGTTCATGGGTTATTGGTCATCATTTGTATTGCTCTCACCTTCATGAAAAACGTGTTTGGCTGAATATACAAATTGAATGAATTCAGAATTGGATGAATTGgagaattttgtgttttttttggtttgtttttttatttgtagttgTGTGCATTTCCTCTGACTGCTTTGCTGTTCTGCAGTGGGATCAGCCCCCTGGACTCACACTGTTATCGCATGGAATGTTTTGGATACCGAGGAGTTCTGCAGATTTGTTTGAAGTTGTGAAAGTGAAAGGCTTAAgcagttgttttgtgttttaacgATAAATATGAAGCACTTGGTATTTCATGGTTATAAAAGGCACCATGTGCACTGTGCCTC
The nucleotide sequence above comes from Megalops cyprinoides isolate fMegCyp1 chromosome 2, fMegCyp1.pri, whole genome shotgun sequence. Encoded proteins:
- the LOC118771230 gene encoding rho GTPase-activating protein 45-like, with amino-acid sequence MLKRGVGGKSSYSPYSTDQRVKKTGTKAKGKLDLLPNRPNVWLKQLSVLQEQPRRDAFDASSALSSSGLLDPSYSCPGTPCLQHQKLAGCPSPVATLKRPTSLSRHASAAGFPLQSWVLNKGLGKGALAQSPTLESVEAAAIKVEDIPALLRDVARFAEAVENLKDVVLREDKQENRRPLAHECLGEVLRILRQIISTYPLLNTMETLTAAGKLISKVKGFHYEATNEDDKKGFEKAVETIAVAFSSDVAELLVGEVDSSTLLSLQPSEKSRSMENLHGGVPGQGVDSTLMKGDVEGFVLSTEEVDVILQRSEGGVDSALTYAKNMSKYMKDVICYVDKRIALEVEFAKSLQRLYQSCKQSIAQPHMPFFSIYSLALEQDLEQSLGVQQASGTLHNQTFLQPLMQRKQEHEKKRKEIKEQWQRAKRKLLEAEADLRKAKQAYIARCEEYDKAKTVASRAEEEGGSSITKTLDRKKRLEEEAHSKAEEAEATYRACIAVANNQHREQEQVKVSVLRQIQNIIKQSDQTLRSCTISYYQIMHMQTVALPVHYQTLCESSKLYDLGQQYAAYVKDLQRTEESKAHYDFESYTAASTQQPVRARNDSNTDRPNSAEALPSAGQAATGERDPFHKQRKARGHQSHKSWPSSLSDTDSVGGASGLQSPAASTGDIRKLPRTSSTGTMSSNEELDEKDGTVSSFEQSLNGIEPEIVVPTGPFRNVGLSKAARTHRLRKLRTPAKCRECDSYVYFQGAECEECFLACHKKCLDTLAIQCGHKKLQGRLQLFGREFSQASHGSADGVPFIIKKCISETERRALKMKGIYRVNGVKTRVEKLCQAFENGKELVELSQASPHDIGNVLKLYLRQLPEPIMPFRLYHSLMGIAKDSLQSEAPEGGGAGKGAEVVDLGTETDPEVLVLVDKLRELLKELPQANMATLHYIICHLHRIAEFEQENKMSPSNLGIVFGPTLMRPRPTGATVSLSSLVDYPYQARIVETLIVFYRNIFLSCSRSSFTSSPQSSQDYTDAGSKQDRGEGDGQEASEDQSMPDLEDKLEDRCGYPLGSYEPCEQSVDSDSDLEGAGGGNQDSPFQTASDDDQLCPRGTLVLPPLDSVPPAVPNSEPPEMESPEQELASSLAGLNTNQSNNRSTRPLRLPLVRLCKGKLNVTKDKSRQPEFV